The following nucleotide sequence is from Kiritimatiella glycovorans.
CGACTTCGGGATGCAGTTCATTACCGCGGCGAGGGAAGGGGAAATTTGAGGGAGGGAAACCTGCCTGAGTGGGAAACCTGAAACTTGAGACCTGAGTAAGATGGGAAAGAGGGAAGAAGAGGCAGAACCAGAATCAGAACCAGAGTCAGAATCAGAGTCAGAGGCAGAGGCAGAGTAAGAGGCGGAATCAGAATCAGAGCAAGAGATGGAGGAGTCGGCGAACATCTTTACCGACCACCCCTGCCCCGAAACCCGGGAGTGAAATCATGTTGATACGAGACATACTGGACGAGACGAGCACGGCGATAAGTTTTGAGTTCTTTCCGCCGAAGACGGAGCGGGGATGGGACAATCTGTTCCTGAACATCTCCAGCCTGGTGCCGCTGCACCCGGCGTACGTGAGCGTGACCTACGGCGCGGGCGGATCGACCCGCTCCCACACGCACGAGCTGGTGACGCGGCTGCAGCACGACACCGATCTCACGGTGCTCGCCCACCTGACCTGCGTGGGCTCCACGCGCGACGAGATCGCAGAGATCCTAGACAACTATGCGGCCAACGGCGTGCAGAATATCCTGGCCCTGCGCGGCGACGCGCCGAACGACGCGGACGAGCCCGTAGTCACGCCGGAGAACGGCTTCGATCACGCCTCCGATCTCGTGTCGTTCATCAAGGAACGCCACCCGGAGATGAGCGTGGGTGTGGCCGGGTTCGTCGAAGGTCACCCCGAGACCCCGAACCGGCTCCGCGAAATCGAGCATCTCAAGGAGAAGGTCGAATGCGGCGCTGATTTCATCATCACACAGCTCTTCTTCGAAAACCGTGATTTCTACGATTTCAGCGAGCGCTGCAGTCTCGCAGGCATCGACGTGCCGATCATTGCCGGGATCATGCCGATCACTTCGCACAAGAATCTCGAAAAGATGGCCGAACTGGCCGCCGGTTCGCGCGTGCCGGCCCCGCTGCTCCGAAGCCTGCAGTGGGCGGAAGGCGGCGAGTACGTGCGCAACGTGGGCATCCACTGGGCCACGGAGCAGATCCGCGACCTGCTGCACCAGGGGGTGGCGGGCATCCATCTCTACACGCTGAACAATTCGTACGC
It contains:
- the metF gene encoding methylenetetrahydrofolate reductase [NAD(P)H], which translates into the protein MLIRDILDETSTAISFEFFPPKTERGWDNLFLNISSLVPLHPAYVSVTYGAGGSTRSHTHELVTRLQHDTDLTVLAHLTCVGSTRDEIAEILDNYAANGVQNILALRGDAPNDADEPVVTPENGFDHASDLVSFIKERHPEMSVGVAGFVEGHPETPNRLREIEHLKEKVECGADFIITQLFFENRDFYDFSERCSLAGIDVPIIAGIMPITSHKNLEKMAELAAGSRVPAPLLRSLQWAEGGEYVRNVGIHWATEQIRDLLHQGVAGIHLYTLNNSYASANICESLGLRSYERVTA